From Blastocatellia bacterium, one genomic window encodes:
- a CDS encoding MiaB/RimO family radical SAM methylthiotransferase, which translates to MSKKFYIETYGCQMNALDSEAAAALLRRLGLEPTDDLGEADIVLINTCMVREKPEEKVYTRVHQIRRAKKEAVVGIMGCMAQAHGGALLERLPGVRLVVGTQKLKVLPEMVLSVDGEPRADVKTENIPEFVEIAPWERTRRHSAFVTIMEGCDKFCSFCIVPFTRGRERSRSPEKILGELRALRDMGYKEVCLLGQNVNSYGLSRRREDGERMTFAELLRMLAEKSGLPRIKFTTSHPKDFNREIVQAIEDYPNLCNWVHLPPQSGSDRILGMMNRGYRR; encoded by the coding sequence ATGAGCAAAAAATTCTACATTGAAACCTACGGCTGCCAGATGAACGCTCTCGATTCGGAGGCTGCTGCGGCGCTTTTGCGACGGCTGGGCCTGGAACCGACGGATGATCTGGGAGAGGCTGATATCGTCCTTATTAACACCTGCATGGTCCGGGAGAAGCCCGAGGAAAAGGTTTATACTCGGGTGCACCAGATCCGGCGCGCTAAGAAAGAGGCTGTTGTGGGGATCATGGGGTGTATGGCTCAAGCACATGGTGGGGCGTTGCTCGAACGACTTCCTGGAGTGCGGCTCGTCGTCGGCACGCAGAAGCTCAAGGTTCTTCCGGAGATGGTACTTTCAGTTGACGGCGAGCCACGCGCGGACGTCAAGACCGAAAACATCCCGGAGTTTGTCGAAATCGCTCCCTGGGAGCGGACGCGTCGCCACAGTGCGTTTGTGACGATCATGGAGGGCTGCGACAAGTTCTGTTCGTTTTGTATCGTTCCCTTTACCAGAGGACGCGAACGGAGTCGCTCTCCGGAAAAGATTCTTGGTGAGCTTCGGGCCTTGCGGGATATGGGCTATAAGGAGGTGTGCCTGCTCGGGCAGAATGTAAACAGCTATGGACTGAGTCGCCGGCGGGAGGACGGGGAGCGAATGACTTTTGCTGAACTTCTCCGCATGCTGGCTGAGAAGTCCGGACTGCCCCGAATCAAATTCACAACGTCTCATCCCAAGGACTTCAACCGGGAGATCGTGCAAGCCATTGAAGACTACCCGAACCTGTGTAACTGGGTGCACCTGCCGCCGCAATCGGGGTCGGATCGAATTCTCGGCATGATGAATAGGGGTTATCGGCGGG